In Dendropsophus ebraccatus isolate aDenEbr1 chromosome 14, aDenEbr1.pat, whole genome shotgun sequence, the following proteins share a genomic window:
- the EDEM2 gene encoding ER degradation-enhancing alpha-mannosidase-like protein 2 isoform X2, whose protein sequence is MVGLVYVVYVGVLIAVLPGHNARHSPITQQDMAKYSFSLTLIDALDTLLIIGNVSEFHRVVNVLQDTVDFDIDVNASVFETNIRVVGGLLSAHLLSKKAGLELEPGWPCSGPLLRMAEDAARKLLPAFDTQTGMPFGTVNLLRGVNPTETPVTCTAGIGTYIIEFATLSRLTGDPEFERVAKRALRGLWESRSEIGLVGNHIDVITSKWVAQDAGIGAGVDSYFEYLVKGAILLQDEEMMSMFLDYNKAIQNYTKYDDWYVWVQMYKGTVSMPIFQSLEAFWPGLQSLIGDIGNAMRTFLNYYTVWKQFGGLPEFYNIPQGFTVDKREGYPLRPELIESAMYLYRATKDPTLLELGRDAIESIEKISKVDCGFATIKDVRDHKLDNRMESFFLAETIKYLYLLFDPDNFIHNDGSEFDLVVTPYGECVVGAGGYVFNTEAHPIDPAALHCCKQDNAEKWEVEDLLREFFSVKPKKSRKEKAKDATGRDPFYSRTQNRTNAKRTSLLHCPSQPFSSKLSILGQVFLE, encoded by the exons ATGGTCGGGctggtgtatgtagtgtatgtgggGGTGCTGATAGCCGTGCTGCCGGGACACAATGCCAGGCATAGCCCGATCACTCAGCAGGACATGGCTAAGTACAG CTTTTCTTTGACTCTGATTGATGCGCTGGACACATTATTG ATTATTGGCAATGTCTCCGAGTTCCACCGAGTGGTGAACGTCCTGCAGGACACTGTGGACTTTGATATCGACGTCAACGCTTCAGTGTTCGAGACCAACATCCGAG TGGTCGGGGGGCTTCTGTCCGCTCACCTCCTGTCTAAGAAAGCTGGCCTGGAGCTGGAGCCCGGGTGGCCGTGTTCTGGCCCGTTACTTCGCATGGCAGAAGATGCAGCTAGGAAACTTCTTCCAG CGTTTGATACACAGACTGGAATGCCGTTTGGAACAGTCAACCTCCTGCGAGGGGTTAACCCCACAGAGACTCCGGTGACGTGCACTGCGGGGATCGGAACCTACATCATTGAGTTTGCAACGCTGAGTCGCTTAACAGGGGATCCAGAATTCGAAAGGGTAGCAAAGCGAGCCCTCCGAGGATTGTGGGAGAGTCGCTCAGAGATTGGATTG GTAGGAAATCACATAGATGTAATCACTTCCAAATGGGTGGCCCAGGATGCGGGGATCGGAGCCGGCGTTGACTCCTATTTTGAATACCTTGTTAAAGGAGCCATTCTTCTACAGGATGAGGAGATGATGTCCATGTTTCTGG ATTACAACAAGGCCATTCAGAACTACACCAAGTATGATGACTGGTATGTCTGGGTGCAGATGTATAAGGGCACCGTCTCCATGCCAATATTCCAGTCCTTGGAAGCCTTCTGGCCTGGGTTACAG AGCCTAATAGGAGATATTGGGAATGCAATGAGGACGTTCCTAAACTATTACACGGTCTGGAAGCAGTTTGGCGGATTACCGGAATTCTACAATATTCCACAAGGATTTACTGTGGACAAGAGAGAGGGCTACCCGCTGCGGCCCG AGCTGATAGAGAGCGCCATGTATCTGTATAGAGCCACCAAGGACCCGACACTGCTGGAACTGGGAAGAGATGCTATAGAATCCATTGAGAAAATAAGTAAAGTGGATTGTGGATTTGCAACG ATCAAAGACGTCCGAGATCACAAATTAGACAACCGAATGGAATCTTTCTTTCTGGCAGAAACAATAAAATATCTCTATCTGTTATTCGACCCGGACAACTTCATCCACAATGACGGATCTGAATTTGACCTGGTAGTGACCCCCTATGGGGAATGTGTGGTGGGTGCCGGAGGCTATGTGTTCAATACAGAAGCTCACCCCATTGACCCTGCAGCGCTGCACTGCTGCAAACAGGACAATGCAGAGAAGTGGGAGGTGGAAGACCTGCTCAGGGAATTCTTCTCTGTGAAGCCAAAGAAATCCAGAAAAGAAAAAGCTAAAGACGCGACGGGCCGGGATCCATTCTATAGTAGAACTCAGAACAGAACAAACGCCAAGCGGACATCTCTTCTCCATTGCCCCAGCCAACCCTTTAGCTCTAAACTGTCCATTTTGGGACAGGTTTTTCTAGAATAA
- the EDEM2 gene encoding ER degradation-enhancing alpha-mannosidase-like protein 2 isoform X1, translating to MVGLVYVVYVGVLIAVLPGHNARHSPITQQDMAKYRDRVKAMFYHAYNNYLDNAFPYDELRPLTCDGQDTWGSFSLTLIDALDTLLIIGNVSEFHRVVNVLQDTVDFDIDVNASVFETNIRVVGGLLSAHLLSKKAGLELEPGWPCSGPLLRMAEDAARKLLPAFDTQTGMPFGTVNLLRGVNPTETPVTCTAGIGTYIIEFATLSRLTGDPEFERVAKRALRGLWESRSEIGLVGNHIDVITSKWVAQDAGIGAGVDSYFEYLVKGAILLQDEEMMSMFLDYNKAIQNYTKYDDWYVWVQMYKGTVSMPIFQSLEAFWPGLQSLIGDIGNAMRTFLNYYTVWKQFGGLPEFYNIPQGFTVDKREGYPLRPELIESAMYLYRATKDPTLLELGRDAIESIEKISKVDCGFATIKDVRDHKLDNRMESFFLAETIKYLYLLFDPDNFIHNDGSEFDLVVTPYGECVVGAGGYVFNTEAHPIDPAALHCCKQDNAEKWEVEDLLREFFSVKPKKSRKEKAKDATGRDPFYSRTQNRTNAKRTSLLHCPSQPFSSKLSILGQVFLE from the exons ATGGTCGGGctggtgtatgtagtgtatgtgggGGTGCTGATAGCCGTGCTGCCGGGACACAATGCCAGGCATAGCCCGATCACTCAGCAGGACATGGCTAAGTACAG GGATCGGGTGAAGGCCATGTTCTATCACGCGTACAACAACTACCTGGACAACGCCTTCCCGTACGATGAGCTGAGGCCTCTGACGTGTGATGGCCAGGACACCTGGGGGAG CTTTTCTTTGACTCTGATTGATGCGCTGGACACATTATTG ATTATTGGCAATGTCTCCGAGTTCCACCGAGTGGTGAACGTCCTGCAGGACACTGTGGACTTTGATATCGACGTCAACGCTTCAGTGTTCGAGACCAACATCCGAG TGGTCGGGGGGCTTCTGTCCGCTCACCTCCTGTCTAAGAAAGCTGGCCTGGAGCTGGAGCCCGGGTGGCCGTGTTCTGGCCCGTTACTTCGCATGGCAGAAGATGCAGCTAGGAAACTTCTTCCAG CGTTTGATACACAGACTGGAATGCCGTTTGGAACAGTCAACCTCCTGCGAGGGGTTAACCCCACAGAGACTCCGGTGACGTGCACTGCGGGGATCGGAACCTACATCATTGAGTTTGCAACGCTGAGTCGCTTAACAGGGGATCCAGAATTCGAAAGGGTAGCAAAGCGAGCCCTCCGAGGATTGTGGGAGAGTCGCTCAGAGATTGGATTG GTAGGAAATCACATAGATGTAATCACTTCCAAATGGGTGGCCCAGGATGCGGGGATCGGAGCCGGCGTTGACTCCTATTTTGAATACCTTGTTAAAGGAGCCATTCTTCTACAGGATGAGGAGATGATGTCCATGTTTCTGG ATTACAACAAGGCCATTCAGAACTACACCAAGTATGATGACTGGTATGTCTGGGTGCAGATGTATAAGGGCACCGTCTCCATGCCAATATTCCAGTCCTTGGAAGCCTTCTGGCCTGGGTTACAG AGCCTAATAGGAGATATTGGGAATGCAATGAGGACGTTCCTAAACTATTACACGGTCTGGAAGCAGTTTGGCGGATTACCGGAATTCTACAATATTCCACAAGGATTTACTGTGGACAAGAGAGAGGGCTACCCGCTGCGGCCCG AGCTGATAGAGAGCGCCATGTATCTGTATAGAGCCACCAAGGACCCGACACTGCTGGAACTGGGAAGAGATGCTATAGAATCCATTGAGAAAATAAGTAAAGTGGATTGTGGATTTGCAACG ATCAAAGACGTCCGAGATCACAAATTAGACAACCGAATGGAATCTTTCTTTCTGGCAGAAACAATAAAATATCTCTATCTGTTATTCGACCCGGACAACTTCATCCACAATGACGGATCTGAATTTGACCTGGTAGTGACCCCCTATGGGGAATGTGTGGTGGGTGCCGGAGGCTATGTGTTCAATACAGAAGCTCACCCCATTGACCCTGCAGCGCTGCACTGCTGCAAACAGGACAATGCAGAGAAGTGGGAGGTGGAAGACCTGCTCAGGGAATTCTTCTCTGTGAAGCCAAAGAAATCCAGAAAAGAAAAAGCTAAAGACGCGACGGGCCGGGATCCATTCTATAGTAGAACTCAGAACAGAACAAACGCCAAGCGGACATCTCTTCTCCATTGCCCCAGCCAACCCTTTAGCTCTAAACTGTCCATTTTGGGACAGGTTTTTCTAGAATAA